From a single Nostoc sp. MS1 genomic region:
- a CDS encoding GlcG/HbpS family heme-binding protein, with amino-acid sequence MVQTSTPTRTVELITVDTALTAVKAGLKESQNLGVGVSIAVYNSLLTLVAFVQGDGATPHSVETSKRKAQTSASIRRPTGTFSDNLAVALPLASGNLLTNLGGGLPIRFGGVHVGAIGVGGGTTDQDIVIAKAALSAIGADPID; translated from the coding sequence ATGGTACAAACATCTACGCCTACTAGAACCGTTGAGTTAATTACTGTTGATACTGCATTGACCGCAGTTAAAGCAGGGTTAAAAGAGAGTCAGAATTTAGGCGTTGGTGTATCCATCGCTGTTTACAACTCACTACTGACTTTAGTTGCTTTTGTGCAAGGTGATGGAGCAACGCCTCACAGCGTCGAAACCAGCAAACGCAAAGCCCAAACATCGGCTTCGATTCGTCGCCCTACTGGCACATTTTCTGATAACTTGGCTGTAGCTTTACCTTTAGCATCAGGCAATTTATTAACTAACCTTGGTGGCGGTTTGCCTATTCGTTTTGGTGGCGTTCATGTAGGAGCCATTGGTGTTGGTGGTGGGACTACCGACCAAGATATAGTCATAGCTAAAGCCGCTCTCAGTGCCATTGGTGCAGACCCCATAGATTAA
- a CDS encoding acyl-CoA dehydrogenase family protein, with product MTPLEQLVANASTTKEWESSTTVFERVDTVAQDFATRAAIHDKEASFPFENFTALHEAGLLSLTIPRELGGQGFGLADTCKVIEGVARGDASTALVLTMHYLQHAHASRHRRWHSELYKRLCRESIEGIALLNAARVEPELGTPARGGLPATFAELTAEGWRLTGHKQYTTGSPILRYFVVWARTIEDEPQVGSFLVPRDLPGLQIVETWDHLGMRATGSHDLILENVLIPHEYALNLSPVSVSQPIDPLISTWGSLTISALYQGVATSARNWLVEYLNERTPSNLGEPLASLPRFQIAIGEIEALLFANRKIIYSLAQEIDNNEYESNIGLQAQAVKYLTTKNSIQAVEIGLELTGNPGLMKKNPLERHYRDVLCSRIHTPQNDVICQSLGKSALKVN from the coding sequence ATGACACCTTTAGAACAATTAGTAGCAAATGCCTCAACTACTAAAGAATGGGAAAGTAGCACTACCGTTTTTGAGCGAGTTGATACTGTGGCTCAAGATTTTGCTACTCGTGCAGCCATACATGACAAAGAAGCTTCTTTTCCTTTTGAGAATTTTACAGCATTACACGAAGCTGGACTACTTAGCCTGACAATTCCTCGTGAATTAGGGGGTCAAGGTTTTGGGTTAGCTGATACTTGCAAAGTCATTGAAGGAGTAGCCCGTGGTGATGCTTCAACGGCGCTAGTTTTGACGATGCACTATCTGCAACACGCCCATGCTTCTCGCCATCGTCGCTGGCATTCAGAATTATACAAACGCTTATGCCGCGAGTCTATAGAGGGTATTGCTTTGCTCAATGCGGCGCGTGTGGAACCAGAGTTAGGTACGCCAGCTAGAGGCGGCTTACCAGCAACATTTGCAGAGCTTACAGCCGAGGGTTGGCGGTTAACAGGACATAAGCAGTACACAACTGGTAGCCCCATACTACGTTACTTTGTGGTTTGGGCCAGAACCATTGAAGACGAACCCCAAGTTGGTAGTTTTTTAGTTCCCCGCGACTTACCCGGTTTGCAAATTGTGGAAACTTGGGATCATTTGGGAATGAGAGCTACAGGTAGCCATGATTTAATTTTGGAAAATGTCTTAATTCCTCACGAGTATGCTTTAAATCTGAGTCCTGTATCAGTATCTCAACCTATAGACCCCTTAATTTCCACTTGGGGTAGTTTAACTATCAGCGCTTTGTATCAAGGCGTAGCTACTAGCGCTCGTAACTGGTTAGTGGAATATCTGAATGAGCGCACACCTTCTAATTTAGGTGAACCTTTGGCAAGTTTACCACGCTTTCAAATTGCGATCGGCGAAATAGAAGCTTTGCTATTTGCTAACCGCAAAATTATTTACAGTTTGGCACAAGAGATTGATAACAATGAATATGAGTCTAATATAGGGCTACAAGCGCAAGCTGTGAAATATCTCACAACTAAAAATTCAATTCAGGCTGTAGAAATTGGCTTAGAACTAACTGGAAATCCTGGTTTGATGAAAAAGAATCCTTTAGAAAGACATTATCGTGATGTTTTGTGTAGCCGTATTCATACGCCACAAAATGATGTGATTTGTCAGTCTTTGGGTAAGTCAGCTTTGAAAGTTAATTAA
- a CDS encoding class II aldolase/adducin family protein, giving the protein MVQASPIRPSNPFQQPTFVSIETERRHRKERLAAAFRVFARLGFAQGLAGHITARDPELTDHFWVNPFGLHFSRIRVSNLILVNRDGEVIQGEGNVSQAAFAIHSQIHEARPDIVAAAHAHSFYGKTWSSLGRLLDPITQDSCAFYQDHALFDDYQGVVLETSEGKRIAEALGDRKAIILRNHGILTVGHSVDEAAWWYIRLEDTCKAQLLAEAAGKPVIINHDIALNLQQRAGTHKAGWGSFQYLWDEITHDQPDLLD; this is encoded by the coding sequence ATGGTGCAAGCTTCCCCCATACGTCCTAGCAACCCCTTCCAACAACCCACCTTTGTTTCAATTGAGACAGAACGTCGTCATCGCAAAGAACGTTTAGCAGCAGCGTTTAGAGTATTTGCCCGTTTGGGTTTTGCTCAAGGTTTAGCAGGACATATTACAGCTCGTGATCCTGAACTGACAGATCATTTTTGGGTTAACCCTTTTGGCTTACACTTTAGCCGGATTCGAGTTTCCAACTTGATATTAGTCAACCGTGACGGTGAAGTTATTCAAGGTGAAGGCAACGTGAGCCAAGCAGCTTTTGCCATTCACTCGCAAATTCACGAAGCTAGACCAGATATAGTTGCGGCGGCTCACGCTCATTCATTCTATGGAAAAACTTGGTCTTCTCTAGGTCGCCTGCTCGATCCCATAACCCAAGACTCCTGTGCTTTTTATCAAGATCATGCCTTATTTGACGACTATCAAGGAGTGGTTTTAGAGACAAGTGAAGGCAAACGTATTGCTGAGGCGTTAGGCGATCGCAAAGCCATCATCCTCCGCAACCACGGTATATTAACTGTAGGACACAGCGTAGACGAAGCTGCCTGGTGGTACATCAGATTAGAAGATACCTGTAAAGCCCAGTTACTAGCAGAAGCAGCAGGTAAACCCGTTATCATTAACCACGACATCGCCCTAAATCTGCAACAACGTGCAGGCACACACAAAGCCGGCTGGGGCAGCTTTCAATACCTATGGGATGAAATCACCCACGACCAACCAGATTTATTAGATTAA
- a CDS encoding zinc metalloprotease HtpX, with product MSLQSGLDAFQAGRYQEAVQLLEQFCRNCADQNSSDYLSAQMWLMKAYQGAGEPEKAAIMCQKLMMSQNPEVRSWAQKASQTLPQNLQSQSNAVQKAGRAATSGVKLAMGGVGGSLVLASGVTMTLLFGMVLALGLSLVFILGSDDPVQGLAIAIGITLVFNILAFFLSPFLMDLTQSWLYQTRWVELAEVESYSPETARVIRQVCQQKNLKVPRLGIINDQNPTAFTYGSLPNSARLVVSQGLFTYLDDDEIATVYAHELGHIVHWDFAVMTIASTLVQICYLIYSTARRLGRGGGDSKIKDAMQTAALVAYIFYLVGTYLVLYLSRTREYFADHFAAETTGNPNGLSRALVKIAYGILEEGSRSKEPSRLVEGTRALGIYDPKAAASTGTAYRVASDTQKIGRVFLWDIFNPWGWWMELNSTHPLTGKRVRALSTYAEQLGLPTEFDMGRVIGEGKTLSKSKLYGNFFLDVVLYGAETIGFLTGLVISTILWASNSPLAFAAPFIGIGMGIIIKAFVMFPDYKQAPETDVLTLMSDPYASPLRGQPAKLEGVLIGRGDAGYKFGSDLKIQDRSGMLYLQYSSRFGPIGNFLFGMKRVQSLLGQDVGAVGWFRRGVAPWMDLIQLQSENGTIVNSYHRFWSFVLGGGLIVAGIVFSVLLSS from the coding sequence ATGTCATTGCAATCTGGATTAGATGCCTTTCAAGCAGGGCGTTATCAAGAAGCAGTTCAACTACTAGAACAGTTCTGCCGCAATTGTGCTGATCAAAATTCCTCAGACTACCTATCTGCGCAAATGTGGCTGATGAAAGCGTATCAAGGTGCAGGCGAACCAGAAAAAGCTGCGATTATGTGTCAAAAGCTGATGATGAGCCAAAACCCAGAAGTACGCAGTTGGGCCCAAAAAGCTAGCCAAACCTTACCGCAAAATCTCCAAAGCCAGTCTAACGCCGTCCAAAAAGCGGGGCGTGCGGCTACATCTGGCGTGAAATTAGCGATGGGGGGCGTTGGTGGTAGTTTGGTATTAGCCTCTGGTGTCACCATGACCTTGCTATTTGGCATGGTGTTGGCTTTAGGTTTGAGCTTAGTATTTATTTTAGGTAGCGACGACCCAGTGCAAGGGCTGGCGATCGCAATTGGTATTACCCTAGTTTTTAATATTCTCGCCTTCTTCCTGTCTCCCTTCCTCATGGACTTAACCCAAAGCTGGCTTTATCAAACTCGCTGGGTAGAGTTAGCAGAGGTGGAAAGCTATAGTCCAGAGACAGCCAGAGTTATTCGCCAAGTTTGTCAGCAGAAAAACCTCAAAGTTCCCCGCCTGGGCATTATTAACGACCAAAACCCTACGGCTTTTACTTACGGTTCCTTGCCTAATAGCGCCCGCCTAGTTGTCAGCCAAGGACTTTTCACTTACTTAGATGACGATGAAATTGCTACCGTCTACGCTCATGAACTAGGACACATCGTCCATTGGGACTTTGCCGTCATGACGATAGCCTCTACCCTAGTGCAAATTTGCTACTTGATATACAGCACAGCCAGAAGACTGGGACGCGGCGGCGGCGATAGCAAAATCAAAGATGCAATGCAAACAGCCGCTTTAGTGGCGTACATATTTTACTTGGTCGGTACTTACCTAGTTTTGTATCTCTCCCGTACTAGAGAATACTTTGCTGACCACTTCGCCGCAGAAACTACAGGCAACCCCAACGGCTTATCCCGCGCCTTAGTCAAAATTGCTTACGGGATACTAGAAGAAGGTTCACGGTCAAAAGAGCCTAGTCGCTTAGTTGAAGGAACAAGGGCTTTAGGTATCTATGACCCCAAAGCCGCCGCATCAACTGGTACAGCCTACCGTGTAGCCTCCGATACTCAAAAAATTGGTCGCGTCTTTTTGTGGGATATTTTTAACCCGTGGGGTTGGTGGATGGAGTTAAATTCTACTCACCCTCTGACTGGTAAACGAGTCCGCGCCCTCAGTACCTACGCCGAACAGCTAGGTTTACCAACTGAGTTTGATATGGGACGAGTCATCGGTGAAGGCAAAACCTTGAGTAAGAGTAAGCTTTACGGTAACTTCTTCTTAGATGTGGTGTTGTATGGGGCGGAAACCATCGGTTTCTTAACAGGTTTGGTTATCTCTACCATCCTTTGGGCAAGTAACTCGCCTTTGGCTTTTGCTGCGCCATTCATTGGTATAGGGATGGGAATTATCATCAAAGCTTTTGTAATGTTCCCCGACTATAAACAAGCGCCAGAAACCGACGTTCTCACCCTCATGTCAGACCCTTACGCCAGTCCATTACGTGGACAACCCGCCAAGTTGGAGGGTGTATTAATTGGTCGTGGTGATGCAGGTTATAAGTTTGGTTCTGATTTGAAGATTCAAGACCGTAGTGGAATGCTGTATTTACAATACTCCTCTCGCTTTGGCCCCATCGGTAATTTTTTGTTTGGGATGAAGCGAGTACAAAGCTTGCTTGGTCAAGATGTCGGGGCTGTAGGTTGGTTCCGTCGTGGCGTTGCGCCTTGGATGGATTTAATTCAACTTCAAAGTGAGAACGGTACTATCGTAAATAGTTACCATCGTTTCTGGTCATTCGTCCTTGGCGGTGGATTAATTGTTGCAGGTATTGTTTTCAGTGTGTTGTTGAGTAGTTAA
- a CDS encoding ATP-binding cassette domain-containing protein — MVTHKRGTQLSILDLTKSFGKQTVLNSLNLEVPPGEFVAIVGRSGCGKSTLLRLVSGLDRPNSGGILLDGEPLRKLGDSLRVMFQDSRLLPWKSVIDNVGLGLHDNWQEKALWALEKVGLKARAKEWPSVLSGGQRQRVSLARALVNQPRLLLLDEPLGALDALTRLEMQQLIENLWLERGFTAFLVTHDVEEAVALADRIVVIEEGGIALDLPVDLPRPRDRASEAFVNIREAVLEKVMNTENGYANKQLLQLSS; from the coding sequence ATGGTTACACATAAAAGAGGCACACAACTCAGCATTCTCGATTTGACAAAATCTTTTGGCAAACAAACGGTCTTAAATTCTTTGAATTTAGAAGTCCCTCCGGGAGAGTTTGTTGCTATTGTCGGTCGTAGTGGTTGCGGTAAAAGTACATTATTACGTCTAGTTTCAGGTTTAGATAGACCAAATAGCGGTGGTATCTTACTAGATGGAGAGCCATTGCGTAAGCTTGGTGATTCTCTGCGGGTAATGTTTCAAGATTCGCGCCTGTTACCTTGGAAAAGTGTGATTGATAATGTAGGTTTAGGTTTGCATGACAACTGGCAAGAAAAAGCCTTGTGGGCATTAGAAAAAGTCGGACTTAAAGCTAGAGCCAAAGAATGGCCATCTGTACTTTCTGGAGGACAACGCCAAAGAGTATCCTTAGCAAGAGCTTTAGTGAATCAGCCCCGTTTGTTGTTGCTTGATGAACCTCTAGGCGCGTTAGATGCTTTGACTCGTTTAGAAATGCAGCAGTTAATTGAAAACTTGTGGCTAGAGCGAGGATTTACAGCGTTTTTAGTTACCCACGATGTAGAAGAAGCCGTGGCACTAGCTGACAGAATAGTAGTCATTGAAGAGGGTGGAATTGCGCTAGATTTGCCTGTAGATTTACCACGCCCCAGAGATAGAGCCAGCGAAGCATTTGTTAATATTAGAGAAGCTGTGTTGGAAAAGGTAATGAATACAGAAAACGGTTATGCCAACAAGCAGTTATTACAATTGAGTAGCTAA
- a CDS encoding D-2-hydroxyacid dehydrogenase, translated as MKLILPIEVAAEIEPHLPSDTKVVLVDSDGKLDGDASDAEIYLSWFFLKSPVLHRVLESAPNLRWHHAPNAGVNHILTPTYLERDLILTNGAGVHAIPIAEFVIAYILSHAKHLPELHALQTERRWQRGFAIQELTDATILIIGAGGIGQAIASRAKAFGTRVIGSRRKPEPLPNFDKVVGADEWRSHLSEADYVVVATPLTPETKGLIDEAALRSLPRHAYLINIARGAVVDEPALIKAVTEGWIAGAALDTVINEPLSSDSPLWTVPNLFITPHCSGHSPRVKQRSIELFIDNFHRYITNQPLRNVVDKQAGY; from the coding sequence ATGAAACTCATTTTGCCCATCGAAGTCGCTGCGGAAATTGAGCCTCATCTACCATCTGATACAAAAGTGGTATTAGTTGATAGTGATGGCAAGCTTGATGGTGATGCTAGTGATGCAGAAATTTATCTCAGTTGGTTCTTTCTCAAAAGCCCAGTTTTACATAGAGTGTTAGAATCTGCTCCTAATTTACGTTGGCATCATGCACCTAATGCTGGTGTAAACCATATTTTGACACCTACTTATTTGGAACGCGATCTCATCTTGACAAATGGTGCAGGAGTCCACGCAATTCCCATCGCTGAATTTGTCATTGCTTACATTCTCTCTCACGCCAAACACTTACCAGAATTACACGCGCTACAAACTGAACGTCGCTGGCAAAGAGGCTTTGCTATTCAAGAATTAACAGATGCAACTATACTAATTATCGGTGCTGGTGGTATCGGTCAAGCGATCGCATCTCGCGCTAAAGCCTTCGGTACAAGAGTAATTGGTAGCCGCCGCAAACCCGAACCACTACCCAATTTCGACAAAGTAGTCGGTGCGGATGAATGGCGATCGCACCTTAGCGAAGCCGACTATGTAGTAGTTGCTACTCCCCTCACCCCAGAAACCAAAGGTTTAATTGATGAAGCAGCTTTGCGATCGCTACCTCGTCATGCTTATTTAATTAATATTGCCCGTGGTGCTGTTGTTGATGAACCTGCCTTAATTAAAGCAGTCACAGAAGGTTGGATTGCAGGCGCAGCTTTAGACACAGTAATTAATGAACCTCTATCATCTGATAGCCCTTTGTGGACAGTGCCAAACCTCTTCATTACACCTCACTGTTCCGGTCATTCCCCAAGAGTAAAACAGCGTTCTATAGAACTATTTATTGATAATTTCCACCGCTATATTACTAATCAGCCCTTACGTAATGTAGTAGATAAACAGGCAGGATATTAA
- a CDS encoding LLM class flavin-dependent oxidoreductase yields the protein MPVEFIGLIRTKPASELNSPTGSLGDDIIDPAYVREFAKAHEDGDFDKVLIGYSSSSPDGLTVASFAAAATERLGFLIAHRPGFVAPTLAARKAATLDHFTNGRIAIHIITGGSDADQQKDGDWLDHDNRYRRTDEYLEIVRRVWTSDTPFDYEGEFYRVKDAFSAVKPLQKPHIPIYFGGASGPAVTVGAKHSNVYALWGEPIAAVKERIAQVKAALLPGRSIRFSVSLRPILGKTEQEAWEKAHNILARIQELRGGVKVAPAARPQAVGSQRLLDFAANSEVYDKRLWTPIAAATGAAGNTTALVGTPEQVAEALVDYYDAGVTTLLVRGFDPLQDAIDYGREVIPLVRAEVARRERQAVAVG from the coding sequence GTGCCAGTCGAGTTTATTGGATTGATTCGGACAAAGCCTGCTTCAGAGTTGAATAGCCCTACTGGTAGCTTAGGCGATGATATTATTGACCCTGCTTATGTGCGTGAGTTTGCCAAAGCGCACGAAGATGGCGACTTTGACAAAGTATTAATTGGTTATAGTTCTAGTAGCCCTGATGGTTTGACAGTTGCTAGTTTTGCGGCTGCGGCTACAGAGCGTTTAGGCTTTTTGATTGCTCATAGACCGGGGTTTGTTGCTCCTACTCTCGCGGCGCGTAAGGCAGCAACCCTAGACCACTTTACTAACGGTCGCATTGCCATACATATCATTACTGGTGGTAGTGATGCTGACCAACAAAAAGACGGTGATTGGTTAGACCATGATAACCGCTACCGCCGCACTGATGAGTATCTAGAAATCGTCCGTCGTGTCTGGACAAGCGATACACCATTCGATTACGAAGGCGAATTTTACCGCGTCAAAGATGCTTTCTCTGCCGTCAAACCTCTACAAAAGCCCCACATTCCTATTTACTTTGGTGGTGCATCTGGCCCAGCTGTGACAGTAGGAGCCAAGCACAGTAACGTTTATGCTCTCTGGGGTGAACCAATTGCGGCTGTTAAAGAACGTATAGCCCAAGTCAAAGCTGCTTTACTTCCTGGTCGTTCTATTCGCTTTAGCGTTTCTCTTAGACCTATTCTTGGTAAAACCGAACAAGAGGCGTGGGAAAAAGCACACAACATCTTGGCACGTATTCAAGAATTACGGGGAGGGGTGAAAGTAGCTCCCGCAGCTAGACCACAGGCTGTAGGTTCACAACGGTTACTAGATTTCGCGGCAAATAGTGAAGTCTACGATAAGCGCTTGTGGACACCGATAGCCGCCGCCACAGGTGCAGCAGGTAACACTACTGCTTTAGTTGGTACACCAGAACAAGTTGCTGAAGCTTTGGTTGATTACTACGACGCAGGTGTGACGACACTTTTAGTTCGTGGTTTTGATCCTTTACAAGATGCCATTGACTATGGACGTGAGGTAATTCCTCTGGTACGTGCAGAGGTAGCACGACGCGAACGGCAAGCTGTAGCAGTTGGTTAG
- the ssuD gene encoding FMNH2-dependent alkanesulfonate monooxygenase, giving the protein MQILWFIPTSRDGRYLGTEISGRDATPDYLQQIAQAVDNLGYVGALLPTGPFCEDAWITAASLIPVTKRMKFLVAIRPGISSPGVAARMAATFDRMSNGRLLINVVTGGDPAHLAGDGLHLSHDDRYDLTDEFLAVWRGIVSGETVDFQGKYLDIKGGKLLFPPIQKPYPPLWFGGSSAAAKRVAAKHIDTYLTWGEPPAQVAEKIAEVRQLAAEQGRTVRFGIRLHVIVRETTSAAWDAANELIKYVDDEAIAKAQQAYATSDSEGQKRMVQLHNGKRDALEISPNLWAGLGLVRGGAGTALVGDPDTVAARMLEYQELGIDTFVFSGYPHLEEAYRTAELLFPRLPLQQEAATITSSVVTPFSEFASKENLTQKIKEVATTSAS; this is encoded by the coding sequence ATGCAGATTCTTTGGTTTATTCCCACAAGTCGTGACGGACGTTATTTAGGCACAGAGATTAGCGGACGCGATGCCACGCCCGATTATTTACAGCAAATTGCCCAAGCTGTAGATAACTTAGGTTATGTAGGCGCTTTATTACCAACAGGCCCCTTTTGTGAAGATGCTTGGATTACTGCCGCATCTTTGATTCCTGTTACTAAAAGGATGAAGTTTCTGGTAGCAATTCGCCCAGGAATTAGTTCTCCTGGTGTGGCGGCGCGAATGGCTGCGACTTTTGACAGAATGTCAAATGGCAGATTATTGATCAATGTTGTCACAGGTGGCGATCCAGCACATCTAGCTGGAGACGGACTTCATCTAAGCCATGATGACCGTTACGACCTAACCGATGAATTTTTAGCAGTTTGGCGAGGTATTGTAAGCGGGGAAACAGTTGATTTTCAAGGTAAATACTTGGATATTAAAGGTGGGAAGCTTTTGTTTCCACCAATTCAAAAGCCTTATCCACCGTTATGGTTTGGTGGTTCATCAGCAGCCGCGAAACGAGTAGCCGCCAAGCATATCGATACTTATCTAACTTGGGGTGAACCACCTGCACAGGTAGCTGAAAAAATTGCCGAAGTGCGCCAGCTGGCCGCCGAACAAGGTAGAACAGTGCGGTTTGGTATTCGCTTGCACGTTATTGTCAGAGAAACAACATCGGCAGCTTGGGATGCAGCCAATGAGTTAATTAAGTATGTGGATGATGAGGCGATCGCAAAAGCGCAACAAGCCTACGCCACCTCTGATTCCGAAGGGCAAAAACGCATGGTGCAATTGCACAACGGTAAACGCGATGCCCTAGAAATTAGCCCCAACTTGTGGGCAGGACTTGGCTTAGTTAGAGGTGGTGCTGGTACTGCCCTGGTTGGTGATCCTGACACCGTAGCCGCAAGGATGTTGGAATATCAAGAATTAGGAATTGATACCTTTGTCTTCTCTGGATATCCCCATCTGGAAGAAGCTTATCGTACCGCAGAATTGCTATTCCCTCGCCTACCTCTACAACAAGAAGCTGCGACAATCACATCATCAGTTGTGACTCCTTTCAGCGAATTTGCCAGCAAAGAGAACTTGACTCAAAAAATCAAAGAAGTAGCTACTACGAGTGCCTCATGA
- the ssuC gene encoding aliphatic sulfonate ABC transporter permease SsuC: MTITFKNTKSYNNISLSGVLNSRQFQKIVPWIVPILVLTLWETASRTGLLSSRILPAPSGVVLTAFKLASTGELFQNIGISAARAISGFVIGGSIGFALGLLNGFSRVAENLLDSSLQMLRTIPNLALIPLVILWFGIGDQARLFLVSMGVFFPIYLNTFHGIRSVDPGLIEMGKVYGLKTPQLLWHIIFPGALSSILVGVRFSLGIMWLTLIVAETIAADSGLGYMAMNAREFMQTDVVVLSIVIYALLGKLADFVARTLEEKFLAWNPNYQLK, translated from the coding sequence ATGACTATTACTTTCAAAAACACTAAAAGCTACAACAATATATCTCTAAGTGGGGTACTAAATAGCCGCCAATTTCAGAAAATTGTTCCCTGGATTGTGCCTATCTTAGTTCTCACACTTTGGGAAACTGCTTCTAGAACAGGATTACTCTCTAGTAGAATCTTGCCAGCACCAAGCGGTGTAGTACTCACAGCGTTTAAACTAGCTTCCACTGGCGAATTATTCCAAAATATTGGAATTAGTGCCGCAAGAGCAATATCGGGCTTTGTCATCGGTGGTAGTATTGGCTTTGCTTTAGGATTACTCAATGGCTTTTCTCGTGTCGCTGAAAATCTGTTGGATAGCTCTTTACAAATGCTACGTACTATTCCTAACCTAGCATTAATTCCCCTAGTAATATTGTGGTTTGGTATTGGCGATCAAGCTAGATTATTTCTAGTATCAATGGGGGTTTTCTTTCCCATTTACTTGAACACATTTCATGGTATTCGCAGTGTTGACCCCGGATTAATTGAAATGGGAAAAGTGTATGGATTAAAAACACCACAACTTTTGTGGCATATTATTTTTCCCGGAGCATTATCTTCAATTCTCGTCGGTGTCCGCTTTTCTTTGGGGATTATGTGGTTGACACTAATTGTGGCAGAAACCATTGCTGCTGATTCTGGGCTGGGTTACATGGCGATGAATGCCCGTGAATTTATGCAAACAGACGTAGTGGTTTTGAGTATTGTGATTTATGCGTTGTTGGGTAAATTAGCAGATTTTGTTGCCAGAACATTAGAAGAAAAATTCTTGGCATGGAATCCCAATTATCAGTTGAAGTGA
- a CDS encoding IS5 family transposase produces the protein MYRRAQKQEKAAENFELPFGGKLASDNRWVIMANMIPWSKFEAEYAEIFSARMGAPAKTFRMALGALIIKEKLGISDRETVEQIRENPYLQYFIGMSAYSNESAFDPSMLVHFRERIDIELVNKINQEIVRKMLENKQEVEVRAKKPEVEDSKSKPANRGKLILDASCAPADISYPTDLGLLNQARKQTETIIDTLYKSLLVRNINKPRTYRNKARKDYLAVAKKRKPTVKERRKAIRKQLQYINRNLTHIQQLINLGASLLKLSNSQYKMLLVVAEVYRQQLWLYENQKISIQDRIVSLNQPHIRPIIRGKAGRTVEFGAKFSASYYDGYVFLDHISWDNFNESGDLKSQVEAYKNYTGYYPESVHVDKIYRTRENRAWCQERGIRISGPPLGRPPQNVSPEKKKQAAYDERIRNCIEGKFGQGKRRFSLGRVMAKLPHTSFTAIAITFLVMNLSTLLLRLFCVFFCLFFKTESFFTSSIIETDISLNLKQQKLIFFLD, from the coding sequence ATGTATCGAAGAGCGCAAAAGCAAGAAAAAGCAGCAGAAAACTTTGAACTACCCTTTGGGGGAAAACTAGCGTCAGATAACCGATGGGTAATCATGGCGAACATGATACCTTGGTCAAAATTTGAAGCAGAGTACGCAGAAATATTTTCAGCAAGAATGGGAGCGCCAGCCAAAACATTTAGAATGGCGTTGGGAGCATTAATAATTAAAGAAAAATTAGGAATAAGTGACAGAGAGACAGTAGAACAAATTCGGGAGAACCCGTATCTGCAATACTTTATAGGAATGTCAGCATATAGTAATGAATCTGCATTTGACCCGTCAATGCTAGTTCATTTTAGAGAAAGGATAGATATAGAATTAGTCAATAAAATCAATCAAGAAATAGTCAGGAAGATGTTAGAAAATAAACAGGAGGTAGAAGTAAGAGCAAAAAAGCCAGAGGTCGAGGATTCAAAAAGTAAGCCAGCCAATAGAGGAAAATTAATATTAGATGCTAGTTGTGCGCCAGCAGACATAAGTTATCCGACAGATTTAGGATTATTAAATCAAGCCAGAAAGCAAACAGAAACAATCATAGATACATTATATAAGTCCTTATTAGTAAGAAATATCAACAAACCAAGAACCTACAGAAACAAAGCAAGAAAGGATTATTTAGCAGTAGCCAAGAAAAGAAAACCAACAGTTAAAGAAAGAAGGAAAGCTATCAGAAAGCAACTGCAATATATCAACAGAAATTTAACTCATATTCAGCAGCTAATAAATTTAGGTGCGTCACTATTAAAACTGAGCAACAGTCAATATAAGATGTTGCTAGTAGTAGCAGAAGTTTATCGTCAACAGTTATGGTTATATGAAAATCAAAAAATTAGTATACAAGACCGCATTGTCAGTTTAAACCAACCACACATTCGTCCGATTATCCGAGGTAAAGCCGGGAGAACAGTAGAGTTTGGGGCTAAGTTTTCAGCTAGTTACTATGATGGCTATGTATTTTTAGACCATATTAGTTGGGACAACTTTAACGAATCAGGAGACTTAAAATCACAAGTAGAAGCATACAAAAACTACACCGGATATTATCCTGAATCAGTTCATGTTGATAAGATTTATCGGACGAGGGAGAATCGAGCTTGGTGTCAAGAAAGGGGAATTAGAATTAGTGGCCCACCACTAGGTAGACCCCCCCAAAATGTCAGCCCTGAAAAGAAGAAACAAGCCGCTTATGACGAAAGGATTCGTAATTGTATTGAGGGCAAGTTTGGACAAGGTAAACGAAGATTTAGCCTTGGTAGAGTTATGGCTAAACTTCCTCATACTTCTTTCACCGCTATTGCCATAACTTTTTTAGTTATGAATCTTTCTACTCTGCTATTACGGCTTTTTTGTGTATTTTTTTGCCTATTTTTCAAAACTGAGTCTTTTTTTACTTCTTCTATTATCGAAACTGATATTTCATTAAACCTTAAACAACAAAAACTTATCTTTTTTCTGGACTGA